The Pseudomonadota bacterium genomic sequence TCGATCACCACCCCGGCGAAGGGCGCCACGATGCGCATGTCCTCGAGCTGGCGCTCCTGCACCGCGAGGGACTTGGCCGAGACCTCCACGTCACGCTGCTGGCGCGTCAGGCGAGCGGCGAAGGTGTCCTCATCGGCGAGGGCTGCGTCGAGTTCCTGGTCGCTGGCGAGGCCGCGTCCCTGGAGGTCCTTGATGCGGGTGAGGTTGCGCTGCGCCTCGCGCAGCTGGGCGCGCGTCTCTTCGAGGGACGCTTGGCTCGCCCCGAGCTGGGCCTGAGCCAGCTCGACCGCGGCCACCAGCAGGGTGTCGTCCAGGCGGGCCAGCAGCTGCCCCTCCTCAACGGCCATGCCCTCCTCGACCAGCACTTCCACCACCCGGCCCGTGACCTCCGAGGACACGGTGGCCTGGCGTCGTGCCGTCACGTAGCCGGTGGCATCGAGCACGGACTCACTGGGATCACGGGGCGCGGCGCTCCCACTGCCATCGCCGAGTCGCTCGACCTGCGCCACGCGCACGGTCACCGGCGCGGGCGCACGGTTCAGCCACCAGCTGGCCGCCGCCCCGACGGCGCCCGCCAGCAGCATGAGCGCGAACACCACCCAAAGGGAAAGGCCCCCGCCCCCGTTACCTCCACGGGCAGGCTCCGCACGCTCGATACTCAGTTCGCGCAGCAGAGCCTGGCGATCCTCACTCATAGGCTGGGGTTACAGTGGCAGTAGAGGTAGATGCCGCGCGGGTCGTTCCACTGCTGCATGCGCTCCCAATCGCTGCGTAGCTGCTCCGTGACCCGATCCAGCTGCACGGCAAACCCGCTGGCGTCGCGACGCATCGGCGGCAGCTCCAACACCTCGCGCACGCGCAGCCCCAAGCGAGTCGACAGGCGCGTGCCAGCACGCGTGAACTGCATGATCAAGGCCTCGCGAATGCCGATCTCCTGCCCCACGTAGGTCACGCTGAAGTCATCGGCGATCTCCGC encodes the following:
- a CDS encoding efflux RND transporter periplasmic adaptor subunit, with protein sequence MSEDRQALLRELSIERAEPARGGNGGGGLSLWVVFALMLLAGAVGAAASWWLNRAPAPVTVRVAQVERLGDGSGSAAPRDPSESVLDATGYVTARRQATVSSEVTGRVVEVLVEEGMAVEEGQLLARLDDTLLVAAVELAQAQLGASQASLEETRAQLREAQRNLTRIKDLQGRGLASDQELDAALADEDTFAARLTRQQRDVEVSAKSLAVQERQLEDMRIVAPFAGVVIDKAAQPGEMISPVSAGGGFTRTGICTLVDMDSLEVEVDVNESFLGRVSAGQPVTATLNSYPDWRIPAEVITIIPAADRNRATVRVRIRLLERDARILPDMGARVAFLASQQAQTAQQSEANAETEEDVRPGLYVPSDAIFRDGTRAVAYVVVGAQAQARELRVGETRGERRRVLGGVEAGEQVVVGVDEALVRALDSGASVVVANP